GACAAAATCATGACCATTAGTGAGGGCATCGTCCTTCTATGGCAGGCGGAGGACGGCCCCTTTTCCTTCACTCACTGCAGACATCTTGGTAGGAGGTGGCTCCTTTTCCTTCATCTGCTCAAGCCGAAACCTTGGAATCCTGCTTGGTTCTTCACTTCCTCCCATTCCACATTCAGCCCATCCTCCTTCCACACACTCCAAATCTGACCCGTTCTTTTCCTCTCCACTGCTGCTACCTTGGTCCTACCTGTCGTCATCTCTGGTGGGATTGTTGTGGCTGCCTCTGCACCCTGGTCTCTTCATGTCTGCCCCGATCCTCCCttggtctattttatttttataattttttttagagacagagtctcactttattgccctcggtagagtgcaatgacatcacagctcacagcaacctccaacttctggatttaggcgattctcttgcctcagcctcccaagtagctgggactacaggtgcctgacacaacgcccggctatttcttttttgttgcagtttggccggggctgggtttgaacccaccaccatcggtatatggtgctggcgctgTGCTCACTGGGCCACAGCCACCGCCCCCTCAGTCTATTTTAACACAAGGGCTGGAGTCCCCTATTAGGACATAAGTCTCTCCATGTCATTCTGGGGCTTTCCATCATCTTTCCTCACTTAGGGTAAAAGCCAAAGACTTTTTATGTGGCCTTAAACGCTCCATAAGACCTGGCCCCAGGACCTCCCCTCCTGTGCTCACTCTGCCTCAGCCGCAGGGGCCTCCTTGTGCCTCAGCAACTCCAACCAAGCATATTCCCTGATCAGCACATTTGCACTCAGTAGGTCCCTGTTTATAAAACATTCTCCAGAGATCTGCAAGGCTCCCAGTCCTGCCTTCTCCCCTTTGTCGGGCCCCTTCTCAGCGAAGCCTTCCCTGGCCATTCTAGCTACACTTGCAGCCCCCTTGCCACCTTCACCCCCTTCTCTGCTTACTTTTCTCCTGCACACTCAATCCTGTAATGCACCCCCACATTTCCTGGCTTATTGTCACACCCCCACCTACACCATAAGCATGTCACCTCCAAAAAGGcaggaatttattattattttttttttgagacagagtctcactctgtcgtcctcagtagagtgctgtggcatcacagctcacagcaacctcaaactctgggcttaagcggttctcttgcctcggccgcccaagtagctggaactacaggcacctgccacaatgcctggctatttttttttgttatagttgttattgctgtttgacaggcccaggctgggttcgaacccaccagccctggtgtatgtgactggcaccctagccgctgaactataggcaccgagccaaaggcaggaattttttttagtttcattgcTCTGTCTCAGCAcatagaatagtgcctggcacatagtaggagctccataaatatttgttgaaagaataaagTGAATAGCCTGCAAGGTTGCTTCTGTCCTGGTTATTAGTAGAGGAGGTGGGGGCCCAGAGAGGTTGGACAGCTAGCACACAGACCAGAGGTGTCAGAACCCAGCTTTGTGCCCCTAAAGTCATGGCATATGCCCTCCCTTGAGGGCAGGGACCCAAAAGCTCATGCACAGAGCCTGAGCGCTCAAGCACCACCCCATGACATCTGGAGGAAGGGACCTGAGGGATGCTGGGCTGGAGAGGGCCACCACATACACTGCTCTCTCCTGGACAGGTTCCCGTCCAACCACTTTGGGACGCTGACGGGCCTGCAGTCCCTCATCAGTGCTGTGTTTGCCCTGTTACAGCAGCCACTGTTCATGGCCATGGTGGGCCCCCTGCAAGGAGACCCCTTCTGGGTGAGAGCAGGGATTGGCATGGGGGCCAGGGCAGGGGGCTTGTGTGTGAAGGAATCCTTCACTTCTCTCATCTCAGCCAGAGGTGCCTTGGAGGGCTCTAATCTGGGGGTTCACAAGCTGGCTGCCCCTTAGAAACCTTTCCCAGagtgttaaaaatacagattccccATCCTACTGAATCAGCATCTCTCAGCCTGACCCCAGGAGTCTTGTTTTTAATAAGCTTCCGGGTGATTTGTGAAGTGGCCCAATTCTGATCTTCGGGCTGGTGTTCAGGAGCCACTGGTCTGATCTAGTTCCACCCAGAGCGGGGATCTCCTCTCTAGCACCCCTGAAAGGGGGGTTCTTCCCTTTCATGGTGGAGCACCCACCCCTGCATGAGGCATCACTGTTGTTGTCAGAAAGGCTTTTGCTGACACTGAGCTGGCAGCTGCCTCCCTGAAGCTGATCTTCCATCTGTCCTGTGGGGCCACCCACACATAAGCCCTTCTTCCACAAGAACTGTGATGAGAAACCACTGCCATTTACTGAGCATGCACCCTGTGCCACGTGTGCTGtatacttttttcacttaatcttTGTCACAGCAGCCCTGAGAAGGACACACTTAGAGCTGTGATTactcccaaagtcacacagtgagTTATGGGTGGGTGTGAACTGAGTCAGACCCCATGTGAGGGCCGCTGTCCTGGGCCTTCCAAGCTGCCTGTCCTCCAGGCTGTGTATCCCAGCCAGCTCCTTGAACTGGGCCTGAgagcctcctctccccaccctgaaCAGAGCCCCATGGGTCAACATCTCCAGTGGTCAGAGCTGCCAGCCCATAAGGTCTCATTTCTGGAATAGCCTAGCCAGCCCAGTctgctacagtgctgtggccttcTTCATATCTACCTAGAGAGTGCTGTCATACAGGGTGGCCACTGACCAGACTCTGTCCCTTATTAGATCCGAGCAGTCTCAACCACTTTGCAGGGTTGCTgaacattaaatgagataatggtgGAACAGTGATTGCACACAATAAGTACTAGCTGGATTTTTCATTCTAGCCAGGACCTGCCGCAAAAATGCCTGGACATTTTGGgatctgccctgctggtgggctATTCCTTCTGCAGCTGGGCATGGGATGTCCAGGAATGTCCCTGTCTCGTCCCCTGCCCACCCCTATGTCAACCCTTGTGGAGACTAAGGAGGATCTCTGAGGATGATGAAGGGTAAATAGGTACCTTCTtgactctgtttctctctcttcgtCCTAAAGGTGAATTTTGGCCTCCTGCTCTTCTCACTCCTTGGATTCCTGCTACCTTCCTACCTCTTCTACTACCGTGCCCGGCTCCAGAAGGAGTACACTGCCAATGGGGCGGGCCCACTGAAGGTGCTCAACAGTCCCGAGGTGACTGCATAGACTCCTGAGGCCGAGACCTGGACAACAGGCAGCAAGGCCTGAGCAACCAAAGGGAATGCCCCATGTGGCTTTTCTACCTGTAACATTCACATAGAGCCAGGGGCTATGGATTTATAAATATCAAGAGTTCTATTTTTGTAAGGActtgacaaaaggaaaaaaagaatccctaaaaaaaaaaaagtcccccaaAGCAGTGCTCCATTGACTGAAGACAGTCTGTGCTAGAGGGATTATGCCTTCTTCCTCTATGGACTGGAGGACACCAGGGTATGGGGTACCCTTTCTGCAGCCTTCGTCCTAGGGGCTTGCCTCCTGGCCCCTCATGGTGCTTGTGCGATCAGTGAATGGGCTACCCGCCTCAGACCCGGCTGCCAAGAgtgcatgcatgcatgcatgtgtgtgtgtgtgtgtgtgtgtgtgcaatgcAACCTTCCCTCAGAAGAAAGGGGCCTGAGGTGCTGGCTGTGTCCCAGGTGGGGTGTAGTGGGTAGGTCCCTTCCAGAGGCTGGAGGGCAGGTTCCCTCCCTGGTGCTGCTTCTTGCAAGTCTTagaggaaataaaaagggaagtgAGAGACTGGCTGGTGTGTGCCTGTCTttgatggtggaggtggggccGCACCCCCATCCCTCTTCCTCACCCCAGCTCAGCTGGGCATTAAGTAGGACGGTTGGCTTGTGAGCCTGTCTCTGGCTGTCTGGCTTACTTCCCTGATCCCAATCCTTCCCTGCCTTTAATGCCTGGAGAGAGTCCAGATCCTGCCCCCTACTTCCCAGGGTTTAGGGCACATCTGGGAAGCTGGCCTTTCTCCATACAGGGGATCAGGGAAGAATGCTTTAGAAAGAATGCTAAGAGATGACTCAAACTTTCCCACCAGAGCATCTCCGGTGCCTGCGGAAAGTAACACTTTTTTTGTAGTCTCCTATTATATCTTAAAACTTCATGTAAATTTCAAGCTTCATTCTATACTATATTTACATTTAACATTAAAAGGaggttttaaagtaaataaataattagaggTTCTAAAATAATCTGCATCAAAGGAAGATATCATCTTTGAGGACAAAAGTCCTTCCAGAAAGACACACCTTATTTATCCCCACCCTACACCTGCTTGTGTCCCAGGGACATAAGCCTTAGAGGTTAGAGTGAGTCCTAGAAGGGAGGGATGAAGATTAGGCTGAGTGAGGATCTGTCTGTTCTACAGCATCTCATTTCACCCGCACTATAGCCCAAGAAGTCAATATCTTCATCCTGTTTCATAGATTTGAGGAAACAAGCCCAGAAAGGTTAAGGTACAAGCCCAAGTGGTAGGTAGCTGGGAGCTGAGCTTggtaccccccccccccagttgaCTGCAGAGTCCAAGCCACAGGTCTTTCTTGGGCAGTTGGGCAGAAATGAGGTCGCAAGCTACTTCTCAGTTCTTAGATGCTTGAGAGTGACCTTATTCAGCCTCCCCAGAAAATCCTGTACAGGATCCCCAAAGGTTAGCGTTGGAAGACAGCATTTCAGATAAgccattttctctccctttgtcttAAGTTATCTTGAGAAGTCAGTAAAAGACTGACCTATTTTCAGATAAGAAACCAAGTTCAGAGGGGTCTGGAAACCCGGCTTCTCCAAGCCCAGATTCCTGACTTTGTATTGCCTTTTTCGCAAATATGAAATCAGAGTAGGACAACACCCACCCACGGGTTCGGCGGCTCCCGGGAGACCTGCCTGGGTCTCACTGCGCTCGCTGTCCCGTACTCTTCCTTACTTTGACCTCCTGGGTCTCACTGCGCTCTCTGTCCCGTACTCTTCCTTACTTTCCGAATAGTCTTCGTGGAGGCTGGCCCAGAGCGGTGAACTGGATGCGGGGCGAGGGCTGGAGGAAGCGCAGGCACTCGGTGTGCCCGCCAGGCGGCGCTGCGTGGCTGCGGTTGGCACAGCCTGGGACAGGGAGTGAGGGAAAGAGGGGGCGGCGAGGCTGGAAGGTAACCCCAACCTTTAGCACAGGTCCACCCTTCCTGTGTCTCAGTCTCCAGAACCCTGACTCCCGATTTGCTTTGCCCCTCCTTTGAACTCGCCCTATACCTTTCCGGATCCACCGACTCTTGCAAAGGGAAGCGCGGgagtggggtgggatggggatTGGTGGGTGAGGGGTGTGCTGGACTCGCCCTTCCCCAGCTGAGCCTTGGGACCcagtgggagatggaggcagaaatTTTGGCCTCCCAGGAGAAGGGCGTCTCCTTATTCCCCCACTCCCGTGGGAAGTTTGGGAAGGGGGCTGGGCAGGGGCGGAAGCGAGCTAGAGCCGTGTTTGTCGCGGCGCTGCCGAGTGGAACAGAtggctggggaggggagagggtgcgtagcggggaggaggagggatgcGGGGGCTGGAGGATGAGAAACGAGGAATTTCGACGCCCCAAGTCTCCCAGGAGAAGCCCCCCTCCCCATCTCTTCCCAGAAAGAAGGGCGGGCAAGCTCCTGCCTTTTCCCGGAGAGCCCTGGCCTCTGGCCCGCGGCAGACCTGGCCACGCAGTCCGTCCCCAGGGTGAgcccctcaccaccacccccagactCCCTACCTTGGCGGGGTCAAGGCCGCAGGGAGTGGGTGGGGTGGCTGGGGTTAATGGGGCCGCTATCTCCAGGGCGAAGAGGAGGTGGCCGGAAACGGGCTCCCTGGCTGGGAGTGAGTTCTGGGATCGCAAATAGCTAAGGAAAAACGTGTTAATTGGAACTTTATGCAGatgagctggggctgggggccgGGGAAATCAGGGAGAGAAAAGGTCAGCGGGTGCTGGACCCGAGCTGAGTTctgaggggtggggtggagggctcTGGCCGGGGCCGTGATGGACTGGTATCAGTATATCTCTGCCTTGAACCTCAGGGGAGGGACGCTGGTCCCGGGGATGACAGGCTTCCTCTCTGACCCTCCGACCCAGAAACAGGGGGCTCTTCCATGGCCTCCTCATCCTGGGTCCAGAAGTTTAGAGTCTCAGGTCGCCACGAAGAGTAGCCCATGAGCGGCTGCTTCTGCTTCTGAGGGCTCCCAGTTTCCCCTTGGCCGTGGGCCTCACCTCCCCAGTCTGGGTTGGTCTTCTCCCACTTTGCCTCCTCCATTCTTCAGTCTCCATCCCGGCATCACCCTCTCCACGCCGGATATTTATCTGTGACTGCCACCAAGTGTAACTTCTCTCCCTCTGCGTTCTCGGGTCTGCCCCCTACAGACCACCCCACCTTCCAGGAGATGTTTCTCAAACTTTACAGGGCTTGTTAAAATGCGGGTGCCAAGCCCCACTTTGGTAATCTGATTCAGCAAATCTGAGGgaagcaagggagggagggaagagaaagaagtaaagaagGAATGAGTCTGCACTTGGCTCTTCTCTCTGAGCAGggtcttccctttctttctctattcAGGGATCCTAGATAGATCTGTGGCTAGAGCTAGGGAGTGTCTGTGATACCAGGGAGGTGTCAGTAAGCTCTGAACTGTGGAGGCCATGCAGTACCTGGCTGAGAAGTGTAGACTGTATCTGGGCCCTGCCATAATTCTCTCCCCTGTGCTTTGGCTTCACCATCTGTCTTCCTCACTCACCCCACCAGCCTCACCTACTATCTTATCTCCCTGACCTCTCCTCATCTGAGGTTTCTAGGAAAGCCAAAGGATCTTGAGGTGGGCAGTTTGGATCTGAGGCGGGATGGCAGAACCAACCGTTAAAGAAAGCCCCCATCTTCAAAGAAAAAGCCAGAGACACTTCTGGGGTTGGAAGAAAATCAGGAGAGGGAGGCGGGACTTGAGGAAAGATAATAACCATAAACATATGGGGCACCTTTCCACAGGCAATTGCAGTTACTCCTAGGCAGGCACTATTACCTTCAGCAGGTACTATTACCCTCAGCTTCTAGGGAGGCACTATTACTCTCagcttacaaaaggaaaaaaacaaacactgatgttcagagaggttaagtaacttgtccaaggtcacacagctaataagtgggAGAATAATTAGGTTATTTCCTTTTCTACCGCCCCCAAACCATTTCTCCAAAGGGCATTGGGTAGCTGTCCCAAACCTGCCCTCCCTACCGCACCCTCCCCAATGGAGATGGGGAAGGGCATCGTGTACAAAGATGAAAGGAGATGCTCAGGTTTCGGAACATCTGACAGGTCTGGCTGGAAGCATTAAAAATTCATGTGGAAACCTGACCCCAGCTGGACCTTGGGCCTGCCACCTGGACTATCCCAGGCATTGTGGCTTCTTGGAGTCTGGTGGTCAAATTTCCCTTCTGCTGTATCCTGGGAGCCCCAAGTCTTTATATTTCATAGAAGAGGAATTCTCTCATAGATTAGGGATCTAAAGTTGGGAGCCAGTAGCTCAGAAAGCAGGGATGAGCACCCTCCCCCCAATCTGGGTGTAAGAACCTTAGAGGCTTAAGGGCTTATAAACCTTGTCATCCGGTGGCCTTCTATTCCTCTCTCCAGGGGGTTAGATGCTCACTCTCAGTTCAGTATAGCTGAAGCATGGCTGTGCTTTCCAACGTGGCCAGTTGGGGGCGCCCATCTGGTTTGGGGGAGCCATAGCCTAAGCCTCATCTCCTGCTGTGAAGGGCAGTGAAAGAGCCCCCAAATATGGTCAGACAGGTGCAGTCTTGGCCTTGGAAAGGGGCTCTGGAGTCTGTGATCTGAGGAAAGGGGCAAAGTTTTCCTAGTTTGAAAATTGAGGAATTTTAGGCAGCATTCAAAATAGGTTTGTGGGTTTCAAGTGCATGATAACTGATGCAGCCATTCTAACTGGAGAATAGGCTGGAAAAGCAGTTGGTACCCAATTCTGAAGCCTCTTGCATGCTTTGCTAAAGTGTTTTTTATCTTTAACCTGTAGGCAATAGGGAGCCATTAGAGATTCCTGAGTAACATAATGACTTAATGCAAATTTTGATTAGATGAATCTGGTCACCATGGACaggctgggtgggagggagagattGAATGTAGGAAAACCAGTGAGGAGATTATTgctattttcttttacattctaGGCATGAGGTAATGAGTAGCTGGAGCGAGGAGGTGGAGAGGGGAATGGGAAGGAAGGTATGGATTGGGGCCAGGAGGGGGACTGGGTAACTGAAGAGATACAGGACTATGATTAGAGAAAGGGAGGCATTTAACTACAACTAGGCTGGGTGTCTAGCAGACAAAAAGAATACAGAATGGGGGTACACTCCCAGGATGTAGGAGGTGAATGAATTGTGTTTAAGGGGGCAGGGAAGTCTCGGAcaagtcccttcccttccctggcctccatTTCCCCATCAGAGCATTTGGTGGGGGTTGGACTAGATGGCCTTGAATGTCCCTCCTGCTCCAGGATGTGTGGCTCAAGACTGTAAATCTGGGTTGTTTGGAGAGCCTGGGGGGGGGTGTCTGTGCATGTGAGAACTCTGGGGGTAGTCTCTTTGCTGGTCCCAGCTGAGCAGTGTGCACATGCCAGTATTTGGGGTGCATCTGCCTGTTTGTGGGACCTGTGGGTGGTTGGTGTGCCTAACGTATTGCGTAGCTCTGCTTTGGGCAAGTGTGTGTGAATGAGAGCTCAAGAGTGTGGGTGTGCATGTATGGGCGTCTCTGGGTCTGTCTGGGCTGGtggtggcagaggtgggggtcggTGGAGAGTGGCATTGCTTTAGACTTCTTCCTGAGGCTCACATGCTCCTCCCATTTTCactgttctgaaatagcatctgGACCAAAGGCCCATGAATATTTCACAATGATAATTCTGTGACCTGGACAGCCTGCCTCTGATTTACCAgcattcctccctccccctgcccaggCCTGGCAGTCCCTCCTCCATCAGAGTTTTGCCTGGCTGGTCCCCCCAATCCAACTCATTAGCCTCCTCAGAGCCAGCCCGACACAGGCCCCTGTAAAGACCCCAGACTTGGGGCTCCCCAGATTCCTGATCCTGTTCTTATAATCTCCACCCCCACTCCACTCCCTTACCTCTAGTCCACCTGACTCAGGCTTGTTGACCCCTTCCCATTTCTTCTTCTCCTGTCCTCTAATATCCTCCACCCCAGTCACAGAACCTTAGCTTGCATCCTCCTTAAGCCCATTTAAGTCCCCTTTGTCTTTCTACTCTTTTTTCTAATCCTCCTGGCCCTAAAGTCCTTAGAGTTCTAAGACCTCTTCCCACTTTTGAGGTCCTCAACCAACAAATCTTACAGGAGGTAAAATAATagaactttttaataaatttttgttttcccaAACAACTTCTTTTGATCTTCACCACACAGGGGCCATAGTGGAGAGGAAAGTTCTCTCCAGGCGCCCTAAAAGTGTCCAGAGTAGACTTAGGAGAAAAGTATTCCTCCAGTGTCAGGAGGTCGAGGGGCTAGGATAAGCAGCAGCCCAGGGTCAGCCTGGCCCTGACTGAGGCGTCCCTCCAAAGGGTCCGGAGAGGGGCTCCCCTGGGGGAGCTTCCAAAGGCTCTGCTGGTGGAAGATGCTGTGCAGCGCCAGTGTCCAGCTGGCGTCCACTGTGGGCCCTGGAAGAGGGGTCAGCGGTTGCCTGGGGTGCCCCACCCCAGCCTTGGGATGGGGAAGATTCAATGGCCAGAGTTGGGGAGAACAGGGCTGAGCTACCATACAAGCCCCCTTGGAGCGTCCTAAGTCAGGACAGCCCAGGAGGTAGGGAGAGGTGGcctggtggggggaggaggaggagggggaggggagaggcggtGGAAGAAAGGGAGCAAGTcggcagggggtggggggcagctcTGGGTGGGAGGTGTGGGGACTGGACACCGGCCTCTTCAGCCTCAGCACCGCAGTCAGAGGTGATGGGGAACCAGGAGCAAGAGGCAAAGCAGAGGGCTGGGGAGCCCGGCTGAGAGCGCAGGGCCGCGGGAGTCCGGGGGCGCCTGGCAAGCTGCGCCGGGGCACGTCTGCTCCCCACGCTGGTCCTCTCCCTCGTAGCCCCCCCAGTAGTCGTCCTCGGTGGGCGCGTCCCCGCCCTGGCGCCCCCGCGAGTCTTCGGCGGGCAGGTCTCGGTAGAGAGTGGAGGGGTCGGCTGGAGGCGCCCCGGCCTCGGCCACCCCGTACAGGTGGTTGGAAGAGCTGTTGCCGCGGGCGCGGCTGCCGGGCCGCGTGGGAGCCGCCGGAGGGCACGCCTGGAAGTCGGCCTCGCGCAGCTCGCGCAGGTCTCGGCCCTGGCGCTCTGGGGGGGTGGCGCAGGTCACGTCGGAGCTGGACACGCGCGCGCGCTGGAACCAGGCCCAGAGCGGCCGCGCGCGGCAGTCGCACGCCCAGGGGTTGGCGTTGAGCCTCAGGAACTCCAGCGCCGGCAGGTCCGCGAGCGCCTCGCCCGGCAGCGAGGCCAGGCTGTTGTTGAACAGGTAGAGGATGGTGAGGCGGCTAAGGCCGCGGAAGGCCGCGCGGTGCACGCCCTGCAGCCGGTTGCCGTGCAGCAGCAGCCGGTCCAGGCTGCCCAGGCCGCGGAACACGTGTTCCGTGAGCAGCCGCAGGCGGTTCCCGTGGAGGAAGAGGTGGCTCAGGTTGGCCAGGTCAGCGAACAGGTCATCCTGCGGGgcggggagggagagaagagtcGTTCTGAGGCAGGGTGGGGATGCCTCTCCCAGGCCTGGGTGCGGTCAGGAAGAGGGGCATCAAGGCAGAAAACAAAGGGTGTGACCTTTTGATTCATAAAGTCCTGGATTCTAACCCAGGGGTATAGTCGAGATCAATGGTTCCTTAACTGAAGTGGTTCTTCAATAAGTGTGGTATCAGAATCCCTGCAGACCTCTGAAGAGGGCCCCCGAGTGTCTGAGTTAGCAGTCCGGGGCGGAGCCCTGGAATCTGCAGGTCTTTCCGCGCTCCCAGGCCCTTCTAGAGCTGGAAGACCACGCTCTGAGAAGGAGAAGTTCTGTGCAGATTCAGGAGCCAccctttctgattttaaattacGGATCTTTCATTAACTGACTGTACCACCTTGGGCAAgatctctgtgactcagtttcctcatctgtaagatgtgGAGATTAACTGAGGCAACATGTATTAAAGTGCTTAGAGCAAAGTTTCTGTATGGTAGGCATTCTATTAAATATGAGTTAGCCATTATTGCAACTTAGTCAAGCCAgtggtctctctgtgcctctttcCTCAGATGTAAAATGGAGATGCTCATACTTCATGAATTTGTTATGATCATTAAAGAAGACAGTTCACATAAAGACCCTATGAGGGAAGAGCTGGGCACGTGCCTGGCAAACAGGATTTGGTCCAGTGATGCCGTCCACAGGCTCAGGCCCTAGTTCAAAATCCAGTTTGCCATTTCCCTAGCTGCGTTATttggggcaagttatttaacctcattgagtctcagtttcctctgtaTGGGAAACAGGCAGAACAACCCCCTCAGCAGGCTAAATGAGGAGTGGATGATATATTGCTGTTAAGGGTACAGTACTGGCAGGTGCATAGTCACCCATCAATAAATGCTGGTTATTATGACAATAGGGGCTCAGTTAGCATTAGGTCCcatctttttctctctgaaagAGGAGCTAGCTGGGAATCAAAAATTAAACTGTGTTTCAAGGGGACCAGGCATCAGCTCCACCCcccagaggtgggggagggagaggaggaagctgGAAGCTGAGTTGCTACAACTGGATGTTTGTGTTACTATCTCCTACTTGCCTGGGAGTCTCTGAGACAGGCCCTGTTAGTGTTGGGAGTCTGGAATTAACAGGGGAGGGCATGACCCATGGTAACCGTGGGGACTGCTGGACTCTGCATTTTAACCAGTTCCCCCAGGGAATTCTGATGATCAGCTGACTTGGGAGCTAGTGCTTCGGCAGCCACTTTTCACAGAGGAGAGCACTGAGGCCTGGCTCTCAGGGACAGGAGCATCCTCTATGCTCAGGGCAGCTCACCCTTGGGTCCTGTTTCCTGACTGTGGCTCTCCCTCCCTTTACTACCTGGAGAGATGACCCCTTCCCCATACCACCCAGGAGCCTGGCCAGAGGCCTCAGATTGGGGGAGGCCATCGACTCTCAGCCTACACCCACAGCCTCCACCTTCCTGTGCTCCTGCCTATTCTCGCCCCCTCCCATCTGCCTTCCGCCCTCTCCGCTACAGGAACTGAGCCTGCCAAGAGTCCTCCTCTTGGCCACATTGAGATCCGATCTGTCCCCCTCAACCTTCTCAGCTGCCTCTGAAACCACCATTCTTTGCCCCTTGCTGCTACCACCCCAAATCCCTACTCAGGTCTTCACCTGGCTTCCTGTTACCCCCTTGCCCTTTAGCTTCAGCCTGGCTCAACATGGCCTGGTGCGCTGTTCTTCTCTTCCCAGCCCACTTGAGTGGGCTCTGAATCCCTTCCATTCAAACAGCTAATTAAGGTTCCTCTATGTCATCGAATGTTGGCATGAGTAGGGCACACCCAAAGATGTATGGTGTCAAtatgggaggtgggagagggagctGAGGTAATCGGTACTTTGGGGAATTcaggaaagaaagatggaaggTTCAGAGAATTCAGGTGCCTTTGACTCACAGCTCCATTTTTGGGCTACAGAGTTTCTTGGTTCTAGCCTCCTCTGCTTATGACAATAAGGagaagtgaagtgacttgcctGGGGTCCTTTTGTTTCTCTGCAAAATGTGCGGcccctcccctctctgagcctcagccttGTGGTCCATTTTTCCCTCCCCCTATCCAAGCT
This is a stretch of genomic DNA from Nycticebus coucang isolate mNycCou1 chromosome 14, mNycCou1.pri, whole genome shotgun sequence. It encodes these proteins:
- the RTN4RL2 gene encoding reticulon-4 receptor-like 2; translated protein: MLPALRRLLQAPASGCLLFMLLALPPAAASCPMLCTCYSSPPTVSCQANNFSSVPLSLPPSTQRLFLQNNLIRTLRPGTFGPNLQTLWLFSNNLSTIYPGTFRHLQALEELDLGDNRHLRSLESDTFQGLERLQSLHLYRCQLSSLPGNIFRGLVSLQYLYLQENSLLHLQDDLFADLANLSHLFLHGNRLRLLTEHVFRGLGSLDRLLLHGNRLQGVHRAAFRGLSRLTILYLFNNSLASLPGEALADLPALEFLRLNANPWACDCRARPLWAWFQRARVSSSDVTCATPPERQGRDLRELREADFQACPPAAPTRPGSRARGNSSSNHLYGVAEAGAPPADPSTLYRDLPAEDSRGRQGGDAPTEDDYWGGYEGEDQRGEQTCPGAACQAPPDSRGPALSAGLPSPLLCLLLLVPHHL